One window of uncultured Methanoregula sp. genomic DNA carries:
- a CDS encoding aspartate kinase, whose protein sequence is MKFGGTSVADAQCIRRVVDILEQHHKAGDEVAVVVSAQRGVTDLLIEIAEKLPTAKDDTSIAPLIQALSKRHMTTLEGAAPGQVAAVGADIEERLISLQNILFAVYNLRELTPRSKDYIISFGERLLAPIVAAALRERGIASSVMDGCEAGILTTPQHGESTSLPESDERIQRRVGPLLSKEIPVIMGFMGCTRDGILTTLGRSGSDYSASIIGAGIDADEIWIWTDVDGIMTCDPRVINDARVMPSLSYLEVMELSYFGAKVMHPRSIEPAMRKNILVRVKNTFNPAHPGTIIVRNGQRDNRVVKALTYIDKVAAININGAQMIGRPGVAKAIFTILADHEVNVMMISQGSSEANISLIVDESHLSAAVTALSELMKQGVVREVSHNHDVCAVAVVGAGMAGAPGTGGRIFTSLGAAEINVMMISQGSSEANISFVVHQNDGPRAVRVLHDEFHLSEKSDE, encoded by the coding sequence ATGAAATTCGGCGGAACATCCGTTGCCGATGCCCAGTGTATCCGGCGCGTTGTGGATATTCTCGAACAACACCATAAAGCCGGCGACGAGGTAGCAGTTGTCGTATCCGCCCAGCGCGGTGTAACCGACCTGCTCATTGAGATTGCCGAAAAACTCCCGACTGCAAAAGACGACACTTCTATTGCCCCCCTGATCCAGGCACTCAGCAAGCGGCACATGACTACGCTCGAAGGAGCGGCACCCGGCCAGGTTGCAGCAGTCGGGGCAGATATCGAGGAGAGGCTCATCAGTCTCCAGAACATTCTCTTTGCCGTCTACAACCTGCGGGAACTCACTCCCCGCTCAAAGGATTATATCATCTCGTTCGGCGAACGCCTGCTCGCACCGATCGTTGCAGCTGCCCTCCGCGAGCGGGGCATTGCATCGAGCGTCATGGACGGGTGCGAAGCAGGAATCCTCACAACCCCCCAGCACGGAGAATCAACATCGCTTCCTGAGAGTGACGAAAGGATCCAGCGCCGTGTCGGCCCGCTCCTCTCTAAAGAGATCCCGGTCATCATGGGATTCATGGGATGCACGCGGGATGGGATCCTCACAACCCTTGGCCGGAGCGGCTCGGATTATTCCGCATCCATCATCGGTGCCGGTATCGATGCAGACGAGATCTGGATCTGGACCGATGTCGATGGTATCATGACCTGCGATCCCCGGGTGATCAACGATGCCCGGGTGATGCCTTCCCTCTCGTACCTGGAAGTAATGGAACTCTCGTACTTTGGCGCAAAAGTAATGCACCCCCGGTCCATTGAACCGGCAATGCGCAAGAATATCCTCGTGCGGGTCAAGAACACCTTCAACCCCGCTCATCCCGGCACCATCATTGTGCGGAACGGGCAGCGGGACAACCGCGTGGTAAAAGCCCTGACCTACATCGACAAAGTGGCTGCAATCAACATCAACGGGGCCCAGATGATCGGGAGACCCGGTGTGGCAAAAGCGATCTTCACCATCCTTGCCGACCACGAAGTGAACGTGATGATGATATCGCAGGGGTCGAGCGAGGCAAACATCTCGCTCATCGTGGATGAATCCCACCTTTCCGCCGCCGTGACCGCCCTCTCCGAACTCATGAAGCAGGGAGTTGTACGGGAAGTGTCCCACAACCACGATGTATGTGCAGTAGCGGTTGTAGGGGCCGGCATGGCTGGTGCACCGGGAACAGGCGGAAGGATCTTCACGTCGCTTGGTGCTGCGGAGATCAACGTCATGATGATCTCGCAGGGGTCGAGCGAAGCGAACATCTCGTTTGTTGTTCACCAGAACGACGGCCCCCGGGCAGTCCGCGTGCTCCACGATGAATTCCATTTATCGGAGAAGAGCGATGAGTAA
- the purM gene encoding phosphoribosylformylglycinamidine cyclo-ligase — protein MSNNSYAAAGVDIDLEATAIKSLIKNLTFKRKGSCKMMGSVGHFAGLIDFGEMALALTTDGVGTKMLVADQMEDWSTVGIDCIAMNVNDLYVMNMEPVAFVDYIATDKLSVEKMAQIGIGLNEGAKLSNINIVGGETASLKGLVNGLDLAGTCLGIQKKDRIITGEKIKPGDKIIGVPSTGVHSNGLSLARRVVEKYAGYDKKFKGRKTFGQELLTPTRIYHESLTVAASCTVHGMCHVTGGGLLNFRRLSEYGFLFNTPLTPPEIFSWIQKTGDIAPEEMYRTFNMGMGYAYVVPKKSVPCIQKMVTGAQVVGEVVKEPGAWLGKLEIT, from the coding sequence ATGAGTAACAATTCCTATGCAGCAGCGGGGGTCGACATCGATCTCGAAGCAACCGCGATCAAATCCTTAATCAAAAACCTGACCTTCAAACGGAAAGGCTCCTGTAAAATGATGGGTTCGGTCGGGCATTTTGCCGGGCTTATCGATTTCGGCGAGATGGCGCTTGCCCTGACTACCGATGGCGTGGGCACGAAAATGCTCGTTGCCGACCAGATGGAAGACTGGAGCACGGTCGGTATCGACTGTATAGCGATGAACGTCAATGATCTCTATGTCATGAACATGGAGCCGGTGGCATTCGTGGACTACATTGCTACCGACAAACTCTCTGTCGAGAAGATGGCGCAGATAGGGATCGGGCTCAACGAGGGCGCAAAACTCTCGAATATCAATATCGTTGGCGGGGAGACTGCGTCCCTCAAAGGCCTCGTGAACGGCCTCGATCTTGCCGGCACCTGCCTTGGGATACAGAAAAAGGACAGGATCATCACCGGTGAAAAGATCAAACCCGGCGACAAGATCATCGGGGTTCCGTCAACCGGCGTCCACAGCAACGGCCTCTCCCTCGCCCGCCGGGTGGTAGAGAAATACGCAGGCTATGACAAGAAATTCAAGGGCAGGAAGACCTTCGGGCAGGAACTCCTCACCCCCACCCGGATTTACCATGAGAGTCTCACGGTTGCCGCGTCCTGCACCGTGCACGGGATGTGCCATGTCACGGGAGGAGGGCTCCTGAACTTCAGGCGGCTCAGCGAGTACGGGTTCCTCTTCAATACGCCGCTCACTCCTCCCGAGATATTTTCCTGGATCCAGAAGACCGGCGATATTGCCCCTGAGGAAATGTACCGCACCTTCAACATGGGTATGGGTTATGCGTACGTTGTTCCCAAAAAGAGCGTCCCCTGTATCCAGAAAATGGTTACGGGAGCCCAGGTTGTAGGGGAAGTTGTCAAGGAACCGGGCGCATGGCTCGGCAAGCTTGAGATAACCTGA
- a CDS encoding rubrerythrin family protein gives MATTENAKEAFAGESQANRKYQAFSEKATEEGFKNIATLYKAASEAEAIHAKKLLKVLAAIEPTAKNLEASIAGETHEFTTMYPGFIKEAESEKKSDALLAFTFAMKAEQVHAALYKKALDAVKSGSDLPREKVFLCPVCGNIEMVKAPDKCPICGVFGKQFREITL, from the coding sequence ATGGCAACAACCGAGAATGCAAAGGAAGCGTTTGCAGGCGAATCGCAGGCAAACCGGAAATACCAGGCGTTTTCCGAAAAAGCTACCGAGGAAGGGTTCAAGAATATTGCAACCCTCTACAAAGCGGCATCCGAAGCTGAAGCAATCCATGCAAAGAAGCTGCTCAAAGTCCTCGCCGCGATCGAGCCGACAGCAAAGAATCTTGAGGCAAGTATCGCCGGCGAGACCCACGAGTTCACCACCATGTATCCCGGGTTCATCAAGGAAGCGGAGAGCGAGAAGAAGAGCGATGCCCTCCTTGCATTCACGTTTGCAATGAAAGCCGAGCAGGTGCATGCAGCCCTTTACAAGAAAGCGCTTGACGCAGTGAAGTCCGGTTCGGATCTTCCGCGTGAGAAGGTCTTCCTCTGTCCGGTCTGCGGAAATATCGAGATGGTCAAGGCCCCGGACAAATGCCCGATCTGCGGTGTTTTCGGCAAGCAGTTCCGGGAAATCACCCTCTGA
- the radC gene encoding DNA repair protein RadC produces MKKMRDLPPMDRPREVIARKGASALSDTELIEAIIGRGTKTRDVRVLSKEICSLLQAQKPNIRYDDLKAIDGVGPTKASQIMACFELGRRYHAPSGPDIRVTKPEDVIPFVAHLRDKRQEHFVCITLNGAGEVLGNRVITVGLLNHSLVHPREVFADAIVDRAASVICVHNHPSGSLEPSPQDIAITTQLKEAGQLVGIQLIDHIIVTRNGHMSLRERGLIS; encoded by the coding sequence ATGAAAAAAATGCGGGATCTGCCTCCCATGGATCGGCCCCGGGAAGTCATTGCACGAAAGGGAGCCTCGGCCCTGTCAGATACCGAACTCATCGAGGCGATTATCGGAAGAGGAACGAAAACCAGGGATGTCAGGGTCCTCTCAAAAGAGATCTGCAGTCTCCTCCAGGCACAAAAACCCAACATCCGGTACGATGATCTCAAGGCGATTGACGGAGTCGGCCCGACCAAGGCGTCCCAGATCATGGCTTGTTTTGAATTGGGCCGGCGTTATCACGCACCGTCAGGACCGGATATCCGGGTTACAAAACCTGAAGATGTCATTCCATTCGTGGCGCATCTCAGGGACAAGAGGCAGGAACATTTTGTCTGCATCACCCTCAACGGGGCCGGTGAAGTGCTCGGCAACCGGGTCATCACGGTAGGCCTCCTCAATCACAGTCTTGTCCACCCCCGGGAGGTTTTCGCCGATGCTATCGTGGACAGGGCGGCCTCTGTTATCTGCGTGCACAACCATCCATCAGGTTCTCTTGAACCCAGTCCCCAGGACATTGCCATCACTACCCAGCTCAAAGAAGCCGGCCAGCTTGTAGGAATCCAGCTTATCGATCATATCATTGTGACGAGAAACGGACACATGAGCCTCCGGGAACGGGGGCTCATTTCCTGA
- a CDS encoding flavodoxin family protein, with amino-acid sequence MAQILGILGSPLTEGNTALLLRRALKGAEDAGCTVEEIVVANLDFEACKEMFFCKDHETCIMDDDMQQMYQKIRTADSIIVATPVMTMGIPGKLKSFMDRFQVFYMAKYLRRSSLVDKDQIGRRRGLFICIAGMSVPEVFVGAKLTARTFFDIIDCQYSDELLINDMDRILDITTQPALLDAAYRKGLLLGRALTPESTP; translated from the coding sequence ATGGCACAAATCCTCGGTATCCTTGGCAGTCCCCTGACAGAAGGGAACACGGCGCTCCTGCTGCGCCGGGCTCTCAAGGGCGCTGAGGATGCCGGTTGCACGGTCGAAGAGATCGTTGTGGCGAATCTTGATTTTGAAGCCTGTAAGGAGATGTTCTTCTGCAAAGATCATGAGACCTGCATTATGGATGACGACATGCAGCAGATGTACCAGAAGATCAGGACTGCAGACAGCATAATTGTCGCAACCCCGGTGATGACCATGGGCATTCCCGGGAAACTCAAGTCGTTTATGGACCGGTTTCAGGTTTTTTATATGGCAAAATATCTCCGCAGATCTTCCCTGGTTGATAAAGATCAGATCGGGAGGAGAAGAGGACTCTTTATCTGCATTGCCGGTATGTCCGTGCCGGAAGTTTTTGTCGGCGCCAAGCTCACCGCCAGGACATTTTTTGATATCATTGACTGCCAGTACAGCGATGAGCTCCTCATCAACGATATGGACCGGATACTGGATATCACCACGCAGCCTGCTCTCCTTGATGCAGCATACCGTAAGGGGCTTTTACTCGGCAGGGCACTCACTCCGGAGAGCACTCCCTGA
- a CDS encoding desulfoferrodoxin FeS4 iron-binding domain-containing protein, producing the protein MVNVSKEGQVFKCEICGNIVVVKEAGGGELICCGEPMVLEE; encoded by the coding sequence ATGGTGAATGTATCAAAGGAAGGGCAGGTCTTCAAGTGTGAGATCTGCGGAAACATTGTGGTTGTCAAGGAAGCAGGCGGCGGCGAGCTGATCTGCTGTGGCGAACCTATGGTATTGGAGGAATGA
- a CDS encoding carboxymuconolactone decarboxylase family protein yields the protein MVVKKAAVKKAPVKKPAVKANAGKDLKSLEKKIGKVPKFFRELTTKEPEMFNLVMRFEQHIWDDGKLTKKTKKLIAIAIAAAMRDQHAVRAQLAGAANLGVTKAEVEEALRVTFLLSGMPAYVYGKAQLDEVMK from the coding sequence ATGGTTGTAAAAAAAGCGGCAGTAAAAAAGGCACCGGTAAAGAAGCCGGCAGTAAAGGCAAATGCAGGTAAGGATCTCAAGAGCCTTGAGAAAAAGATCGGTAAAGTGCCGAAATTTTTCCGTGAGCTGACAACGAAAGAACCTGAAATGTTCAACCTTGTCATGCGCTTTGAACAGCACATATGGGACGATGGCAAGCTAACGAAAAAGACCAAGAAGCTCATTGCTATTGCCATAGCGGCGGCGATGAGGGATCAGCACGCAGTCCGGGCCCAACTGGCCGGGGCGGCAAACCTCGGGGTGACCAAAGCAGAAGTAGAAGAGGCACTCAGGGTAACATTCCTGCTCTCAGGAATGCCGGCATATGTGTATGGAAAGGCCCAGCTCGATGAAGTGATGAAGTAG
- a CDS encoding peroxiredoxin produces the protein MEEGASISFPVLGEPAPDFEAETTHGPLKLADLKGKWVVLFSHPADFTPVCTTEFLAFAGIYDELKALNVQLVGLSVDSVSAHLAWVHAIKEKMGVSIPFPIIADLNMKVAKKYGMIQPGQSSTAAVRCVFFIDDKGIMRAMIYYPLQNGRFMPEILRLVKALQTTDKHKVSTPANWQPGDKVVVPPPKTAAEMEKRPTEGYECKDWYLCFKKI, from the coding sequence ATGGAAGAAGGAGCCAGTATCAGTTTTCCGGTGCTTGGGGAACCTGCACCGGATTTTGAGGCGGAGACCACCCACGGGCCTCTGAAGCTCGCGGATCTCAAGGGGAAGTGGGTTGTTCTCTTCTCTCATCCTGCCGACTTCACCCCGGTCTGCACGACCGAATTCCTGGCATTTGCCGGGATCTATGATGAATTGAAGGCCCTGAACGTGCAGCTGGTCGGTCTCTCGGTGGACAGCGTCTCGGCGCACCTGGCATGGGTGCATGCGATCAAGGAGAAGATGGGAGTTTCAATCCCCTTCCCCATCATCGCTGACCTGAACATGAAGGTGGCAAAGAAGTACGGCATGATCCAGCCGGGCCAGAGCTCGACTGCTGCGGTCCGCTGTGTCTTCTTTATCGATGACAAGGGAATCATGCGGGCCATGATCTATTATCCCCTGCAGAACGGGCGGTTCATGCCGGAGATCCTCCGGCTGGTAAAAGCGCTCCAGACCACGGACAAACATAAGGTATCGACACCGGCCAACTGGCAGCCGGGCGACAAGGTTGTTGTCCCACCGCCAAAAACCGCTGCCGAGATGGAGAAACGACCCACCGAGGGATACGAGTGCAAGGACTGGTACCTCTGTTTCAAGAAGATCTGA
- a CDS encoding flavodoxin family protein encodes MTIKVLAFAGSPRRHGNSETLLDWVLAAMGQDPDVSIEKVPLTEADINPCRGCNACEKLNKCIQRDGLDIYHDKIIEADCIILSSPIFCMGLCSQVKALVDRAQVFRSRKYVLKLPIVPPERKGKRLGVFLATAGQTWPHVFDAAVPSVKCFYHVIDIMDADISYLMVNGVDESGAILHHPAAKTDAETLGKNVIAELKKRLRAGTP; translated from the coding sequence ATGACGATAAAAGTCCTCGCCTTTGCCGGGAGTCCCCGCCGGCACGGCAACTCGGAAACCCTGCTGGACTGGGTACTTGCGGCTATGGGCCAGGACCCGGACGTATCCATAGAGAAAGTCCCTTTGACCGAGGCGGACATCAACCCCTGCCGTGGGTGCAATGCCTGCGAGAAACTCAACAAATGCATCCAGCGCGATGGCCTCGACATATACCATGACAAGATCATCGAAGCGGACTGCATCATCCTTTCCTCCCCCATCTTCTGCATGGGGCTGTGCTCGCAGGTGAAGGCACTCGTTGACCGGGCACAGGTTTTCAGGTCGAGAAAGTACGTGCTCAAGCTTCCCATCGTCCCACCCGAGCGGAAAGGAAAACGCCTTGGGGTATTCCTTGCAACCGCAGGACAGACCTGGCCACATGTCTTCGATGCGGCAGTTCCGTCGGTCAAGTGCTTCTATCATGTTATCGATATCATGGATGCAGACATCAGTTACCTGATGGTGAACGGGGTTGACGAATCAGGAGCGATCCTTCATCACCCAGCCGCAAAAACCGATGCGGAAACCCTGGGAAAGAACGTCATCGCTGAACTGAAGAAACGGCTTCGGGCAGGTACGCCATGA
- a CDS encoding flavodoxin family protein encodes MTVKVLGISGSPHRHGNTETLLDSFLEGAKAGGAEIEKVVLKDLNYSPCRGCNACHKTGECIVKDDAITLFNKILEADCIAVASPIYTMGITAELKGLIDRGQYLWARKFILKTLYFSDDHIRRHKGLFISTAGQNWDHVFDGAFPAITAIFNGTGFEYYDNIIANNMDEYKGIKNHPTALAEAFGKGKKVVEVLAAMKPPVP; translated from the coding sequence ATGACCGTCAAAGTTCTTGGGATATCGGGGAGCCCGCACCGGCACGGTAATACAGAGACCCTTCTCGATAGTTTCCTTGAAGGAGCAAAGGCCGGGGGAGCAGAGATCGAGAAAGTTGTACTCAAGGATCTCAATTACTCCCCCTGCCGCGGGTGCAACGCCTGCCATAAAACCGGCGAATGCATTGTCAAAGATGACGCAATCACTCTTTTCAATAAAATACTGGAAGCAGACTGCATTGCTGTAGCCTCACCGATCTATACCATGGGGATCACTGCGGAGCTCAAAGGGCTGATCGACCGGGGACAATATCTCTGGGCCCGGAAATTTATCTTGAAGACACTGTATTTCTCCGATGACCATATCCGGCGCCATAAAGGACTCTTCATTTCAACGGCCGGGCAGAACTGGGACCACGTCTTTGACGGGGCATTTCCTGCAATAACTGCTATCTTCAACGGTACCGGGTTCGAGTACTATGACAACATCATTGCAAACAACATGGACGAGTACAAAGGAATCAAAAACCACCCGACAGCGCTCGCTGAGGCATTCGGGAAAGGAAAGAAGGTTGTTGAAGTTCTCGCGGCAATGAAGCCGCCCGTGCCTTAA
- a CDS encoding peptidase M50, whose amino-acid sequence MFERITRREEADLFIAWIAISFAFAIIFLRDIGRVSPIVALTFLGISLLTVGIGFILHEMAHKFVAIRYGYWAEFRKDNIMLVVAVALAALVGVVFAAPGATVIYSNSADGRGLSREENGKISASGPLVNLVLCIPFAALLLLGGQGSSMGSNIITMIGMIGLQVNAMIAAFNMLPVSVLDGKKVWSWNKPVFIVLILAAFGALVLSFYPSTLANLI is encoded by the coding sequence ATGTTTGAACGGATAACACGGCGCGAAGAGGCTGACCTGTTTATTGCCTGGATCGCGATATCCTTTGCTTTTGCAATTATTTTTCTCCGGGATATCGGCCGGGTAAGCCCGATTGTTGCCCTGACATTTCTTGGGATCTCGCTCCTGACCGTCGGGATCGGATTCATCCTGCACGAGATGGCTCACAAGTTCGTGGCGATCAGGTACGGGTACTGGGCGGAATTCCGCAAGGACAATATTATGCTGGTGGTGGCCGTTGCCCTCGCCGCGCTTGTTGGCGTGGTATTTGCAGCACCCGGTGCGACGGTGATCTACAGCAATTCCGCGGACGGGCGGGGTCTCAGCCGGGAAGAAAACGGTAAGATCTCTGCGTCCGGCCCGCTCGTGAACCTCGTACTCTGCATCCCGTTTGCAGCGCTTCTCCTGCTGGGCGGGCAGGGTTCGTCCATGGGCAGCAACATCATCACTATGATCGGTATGATCGGGCTGCAGGTGAATGCCATGATCGCGGCTTTCAATATGCTCCCGGTCAGTGTCCTTGACGGGAAGAAGGTCTGGTCCTGGAACAAGCCGGTATTTATCGTCCTGATCCTTGCTGCGTTCGGGGCACTGGTGCTTTCGTTTTATCCGTCAACTCTGGCAAATCTCATTTAA
- a CDS encoding chorismate mutase: protein MTLEKVREDISRIDTEIIRLIAERQALAEQVASIKKQTGTPIHDAERTAEVLRSVSEQAAGYHVDPVPVRTIFETLIAMSEDRQRMLHGKGKTR, encoded by the coding sequence ATGACCCTTGAGAAGGTCCGGGAGGATATTTCCCGGATCGATACAGAGATCATCCGCCTCATAGCTGAACGGCAGGCTCTTGCCGAACAGGTAGCTTCTATCAAGAAACAGACGGGAACGCCAATCCATGACGCTGAACGAACTGCCGAAGTACTCCGGTCGGTATCAGAACAGGCTGCCGGGTATCATGTTGATCCTGTCCCGGTCAGGACCATTTTCGAGACCCTGATTGCCATGAGCGAGGATCGCCAGCGTATGCTCCACGGCAAGGGAAAAACACGCTGA
- a CDS encoding thioredoxin domain-containing protein — protein sequence MDKIIKIAVGLFAVIIFCAALVFAFPGTGPVQTPQDSNSAIGPGGNVTVYFFYGEECPHCHNIMPFMQSLQQKYPDVNILFLETWHNQTNQALSVTLNRELKVSNSGVPEVIVGNVALIGEKDIPAKLEQAILDQLKKKR from the coding sequence ATGGATAAAATAATTAAAATCGCAGTGGGATTGTTTGCGGTCATTATTTTTTGCGCTGCACTGGTATTTGCCTTCCCCGGCACCGGTCCGGTCCAGACCCCGCAGGACAGCAATTCAGCTATTGGTCCGGGCGGCAACGTAACCGTTTATTTCTTTTACGGGGAAGAATGTCCGCACTGCCATAATATCATGCCCTTCATGCAGTCACTCCAGCAGAAATATCCGGATGTAAATATTCTCTTCCTGGAGACATGGCATAACCAGACCAACCAGGCTCTCTCCGTCACGCTCAACCGGGAGCTGAAAGTCAGCAACTCCGGGGTTCCTGAGGTAATCGTTGGAAACGTCGCGCTCATCGGGGAGAAGGATATCCCTGCCAAACTGGAACAGGCTATTCTTGACCAGTTAAAAAAAAAGCGCTGA
- the argB gene encoding acetylglutamate kinase, producing MKREDVLMEALPYIQQFHGKTIVIKLGGHAMVDPVVLENAIRDAVLLHYVGIRVVLVHGGGPEISEKMKQMGKESVFVGGLRVTDQETLEIAQMVLVGKINKGIVSLIAKCGARGVGLSGSDGNLILAKKMDLQKIEIGGIQKEVDLGHVGEIEWIDPTILNTLLDKDYIPVVSPIAIDKFGGSLNINADTAAGDIAIALKAYKLVNMTDVDGVMDKGRTKVFRRLTVAEATELQKSGAIGEGMIPKVNSVIKAVQNGVVYSHVINGNTEHNLILELFTHDGVGTMISLK from the coding sequence ATGAAACGCGAAGACGTCCTCATGGAGGCCCTCCCGTACATCCAGCAGTTCCACGGGAAAACCATTGTAATCAAGCTCGGCGGCCACGCTATGGTGGATCCGGTTGTGCTGGAAAATGCCATCCGCGACGCGGTCCTTTTACATTATGTCGGGATCCGGGTCGTCCTGGTCCATGGCGGAGGTCCCGAGATCAGCGAAAAGATGAAACAGATGGGCAAGGAATCGGTCTTTGTGGGAGGGCTGCGGGTGACCGATCAGGAAACCCTCGAGATAGCCCAGATGGTCCTCGTTGGCAAGATCAACAAAGGCATAGTCTCCCTCATTGCCAAATGCGGTGCCCGGGGCGTAGGACTCTCCGGGAGCGACGGGAACCTTATCCTTGCAAAGAAGATGGACCTCCAGAAAATCGAGATTGGCGGTATCCAGAAGGAGGTCGATCTCGGGCATGTAGGTGAGATCGAATGGATCGATCCCACCATCCTCAATACCCTGCTCGACAAGGATTATATTCCGGTAGTCTCCCCCATCGCCATCGACAAATTCGGAGGCAGTCTCAATATCAATGCTGATACTGCAGCCGGTGATATTGCCATCGCGCTCAAAGCATACAAACTGGTCAATATGACGGATGTTGACGGCGTCATGGACAAGGGGAGAACCAAAGTCTTCCGGAGGCTTACGGTTGCGGAAGCCACAGAGCTGCAGAAATCCGGAGCGATTGGTGAGGGTATGATCCCGAAAGTAAACTCCGTCATCAAAGCAGTACAGAACGGTGTTGTGTACTCACATGTAATCAACGGCAATACTGAACACAATCTTATCCTGGAATTGTTCACTCATGACGGTGTGGGCACCATGATCTCCCTCAAATAA
- the argJ gene encoding bifunctional ornithine acetyltransferase/N-acetylglutamate synthase, whose translation MKKRSICAVKGVTASGMKEGKFGLALIRASGTAAGVFTENLVKAAPIQLMRTQIKKGTMDAVIVNSGCANAYTGQKGYEDAVVMTEYASSALGVEADHVGVASTGVIGRYLDLPLVRRQCALIGPKLVSSGEAETLAANAIMTTDTYPKHALVEKETFTVAGITKGSGMIAPNMGTMLAFIYTDAEIGVKPLKEALKLATKRSFNRVVVDGDTSTNDIALVTATGESGKVNESEFSAALEECCRSLAKQIAADGEGATKLLEVRVTGAAKEEDAAKVARTVIESPLVKTAVYGEDPNWGRVVAAAGRARVRFDPNAVSLWISDGKNRYPLVKSGEIIADLKKAKQAMKSKNVIFILDLAAGKEEATAWGCDLTERYVEINGRYTT comes from the coding sequence CAGCGGGATGAAAGAAGGAAAATTCGGTCTGGCCCTTATCCGCGCAAGCGGGACCGCAGCCGGAGTGTTTACGGAAAACCTGGTCAAGGCAGCCCCCATCCAGCTCATGCGTACCCAGATTAAAAAGGGGACCATGGATGCAGTCATCGTGAACAGCGGGTGTGCAAATGCCTATACCGGACAGAAAGGATATGAAGATGCTGTTGTGATGACCGAGTACGCCAGTTCAGCTCTGGGAGTTGAAGCGGATCATGTAGGTGTCGCAAGTACCGGTGTTATCGGCAGGTACCTGGATCTTCCGCTGGTGCGCCGGCAGTGTGCCCTGATCGGGCCAAAACTCGTTTCGAGTGGGGAAGCCGAGACCCTTGCTGCCAATGCGATCATGACTACTGATACATACCCTAAACACGCGCTGGTTGAAAAAGAAACGTTTACGGTAGCAGGGATTACCAAGGGAAGCGGGATGATCGCCCCAAATATGGGGACCATGCTCGCGTTTATTTACACTGATGCCGAGATCGGGGTCAAACCTCTCAAGGAAGCCCTGAAACTGGCAACGAAACGCTCCTTCAACCGGGTCGTGGTTGACGGGGATACGAGTACAAACGATATCGCACTCGTTACAGCAACCGGGGAATCCGGGAAAGTGAATGAATCGGAATTTTCCGCTGCTCTTGAGGAATGCTGCCGCTCGCTTGCAAAGCAGATCGCCGCAGATGGTGAGGGAGCGACAAAACTTCTCGAAGTCCGGGTCACGGGAGCAGCTAAGGAAGAAGATGCTGCAAAAGTTGCCCGGACAGTCATCGAATCGCCATTGGTAAAGACCGCCGTTTACGGGGAGGACCCCAACTGGGGCCGCGTGGTGGCGGCAGCCGGGCGGGCCAGGGTCAGGTTTGACCCCAATGCCGTCTCGCTCTGGATAAGCGACGGGAAGAACCGTTACCCCCTGGTGAAATCCGGTGAGATTATCGCGGACCTGAAAAAAGCCAAGCAGGCTATGAAAAGCAAGAACGTGATCTTTATTCTCGATCTTGCTGCGGGCAAGGAAGAAGCAACTGCGTGGGGCTGCGACCTGACCGAGCGTTACGTTGAGATCAATGGCAGGTACACCACATGA